The Pseudanabaena galeata CCNP1313 genome includes a region encoding these proteins:
- a CDS encoding 3'-5' exonuclease — protein sequence MPSLIPSLNSCIARMTSGEKRFAVRLEQKLDDDYLVWYDVPIGKKQLHPDFIVLHPLRGLLVLEVKDWKIDTIKNVTRANWTIADRHTSEPKQVKNPLEQARNYVLHAVKLLERDADLVHAIASVHAGKCIVPYGYGVVFTNITRAVFDKQGLGEVIESNLVICQDEMYDSVDRGDFQQRLWDMFPYHFDRTLSPHQVNRIRWHIFPDIAIQPSLLPEPKEDEVITPVAIAPDLIKIMDLQQEQLARSLRGGHRVIHGVAGSGKTLILVYRCQFLAEKSDKPILVLCYNISLASRLRQMLREKGIAETKVSVQHFHSWCAEMLRLYQLPLPDRTKHRGGGFFEQLVNQVVLGVNEEKIPKGKYGAVLLDEGHDFQPTWFNLIVQMVDSDTNSLLVLYDDAQSIYERRERGRFSFASVGIKAQGRTTILKLNYRNTEEILSFAYEFAKNIMQPTEDSEEDSPVLIKPQSVGRHGAKPTFTRLSSFSAETKHICDRIGEYRDRGIAWNDMAIIYRSDFMGRSLSRALKDVGIPVEWLNEDSNSKRYHPEAQSVKLLTMHSSKGLEFPVVFIAGVGFMPNQSQAIADEARLLYVAMTRATEFLELSCDRDSVFVKRLERVL from the coding sequence ATGCCCTCTCTCATCCCATCTCTCAACAGTTGCATCGCCCGAATGACATCAGGTGAAAAGCGCTTTGCGGTGAGATTAGAGCAGAAACTAGATGACGATTATCTAGTCTGGTATGACGTACCCATAGGCAAAAAGCAACTGCACCCCGATTTCATTGTCTTGCACCCGTTGCGCGGATTACTGGTACTAGAGGTCAAAGACTGGAAAATCGACACGATCAAAAATGTCACTCGAGCCAATTGGACGATCGCCGATCGCCATACCAGCGAACCCAAGCAAGTCAAAAATCCCCTAGAACAAGCCCGAAACTATGTGCTTCATGCAGTCAAGCTCTTAGAACGTGATGCCGATCTTGTCCATGCGATCGCAAGTGTCCACGCTGGCAAATGCATCGTTCCCTATGGCTATGGTGTTGTGTTTACCAATATCACAAGGGCAGTCTTTGACAAGCAAGGCTTAGGCGAAGTCATAGAGTCAAACTTAGTCATTTGCCAAGATGAGATGTATGACAGTGTTGACCGAGGCGATTTTCAACAAAGACTATGGGATATGTTTCCCTACCATTTTGATCGCACCCTAAGCCCGCATCAAGTTAATCGTATCCGTTGGCATATTTTCCCAGACATTGCGATTCAACCGTCGCTGTTGCCAGAACCTAAAGAGGATGAAGTAATTACACCTGTAGCGATCGCACCTGACCTGATTAAAATCATGGACTTGCAGCAGGAGCAACTAGCGCGAAGTTTGCGGGGTGGACATCGGGTTATTCATGGTGTGGCGGGAAGTGGCAAAACTTTAATCTTGGTTTACCGTTGCCAATTTTTGGCAGAGAAAAGCGACAAGCCGATCTTGGTACTGTGCTACAACATCTCGCTAGCATCGAGGCTGCGGCAAATGCTTAGAGAGAAAGGCATTGCTGAGACTAAGGTATCAGTGCAGCATTTTCATAGCTGGTGTGCGGAAATGTTGCGACTGTACCAATTACCTTTACCCGATCGGACCAAGCATCGAGGGGGAGGATTTTTTGAGCAATTGGTTAACCAAGTGGTTCTAGGGGTAAATGAAGAGAAAATACCCAAGGGCAAATATGGGGCGGTACTTTTGGATGAAGGGCATGATTTTCAACCAACTTGGTTCAATCTGATTGTGCAGATGGTTGACTCAGACACTAATTCATTACTTGTACTCTATGACGATGCTCAGAGCATTTATGAGAGGCGAGAAAGAGGAAGATTTAGTTTTGCCAGTGTGGGCATAAAGGCACAGGGACGGACGACTATTCTCAAACTCAATTACCGCAATACCGAAGAGATTTTGAGCTTTGCCTACGAGTTCGCCAAGAACATCATGCAACCCACCGAGGACAGCGAAGAAGATAGTCCCGTTCTCATCAAGCCGCAGAGTGTGGGCAGGCATGGAGCAAAGCCAACTTTTACAAGATTGTCTAGTTTCTCAGCAGAGACAAAACATATCTGCGATCGCATAGGGGAATATCGCGATCGCGGGATTGCTTGGAATGACATGGCAATTATTTATCGTTCGGACTTCATGGGGCGATCGCTAAGCCGTGCTTTGAAAGATGTCGGTATACCTGTGGAATGGCTAAACGAAGACAGTAACAGCAAGCGTTACCACCCAGAAGCGCAAAGCGTGAAACTCCTGACAATGCACAGTAGCAAAGGTCTGGAGTTTCCTGTGGTGTTTATTGCGGGTGTGGGATTTATGCCAAATCAGTCTCAGGCGATCGCGGATGAGGCGAGGTTGTTGTATGTGGCGATGACTAGGGCTACTGAGTTTTTAGAATTGTCTTGCGATCGGGATTCGGTGTTTGTGAAGAGATTGGAGAGGGTGCTTTAG
- a CDS encoding ParA family protein yields the protein MTISPLLQSWKDLPTEAQESVVTTNFVVAQLFDTLGFNQRERIPEFQTSPAGKAVDFAARYNREGDIFLETKSNPYLLVELKGRDVNLAPPSAQYFSTVRQLHGYLLSPNSHSAQWGLITNSKHWQLFRKHGKVVFPVTECLATDETNLDETVSLIRHKIENPSKALVVAVYNNKGGVGKTTTTINLASILNLLGKKVLVIDFDPNQRDLTQYLQRPAKSVTLYKCLDDRRLDPVQAVQEFRLKTKKGQEFGFDVLPADDDLAKSDGYGGIQRSAKKERLGELIDEFFRDKYDYILIDAPPNWQYFSQSAVYAADVVFTPIQHNNFLSIKNAAQAISQLIPQIRRERKTGSPKVLPVFFNGERMTEPQREAAVHLIDKLIEKTKKEEKFDLTHYFYPRCYWQPAKKDKHIFTMPSFAAIASAGFSNIPAVYANKTAREYYQALAKEYFI from the coding sequence ATGACCATATCACCGTTACTTCAATCATGGAAAGACTTGCCAACAGAGGCACAAGAGTCTGTCGTTACCACAAATTTTGTGGTGGCTCAGTTATTTGACACATTGGGATTTAATCAAAGGGAGAGAATCCCAGAGTTTCAGACTAGCCCTGCTGGTAAAGCCGTTGATTTTGCTGCTAGATACAATCGGGAGGGAGACATATTTTTAGAAACGAAGTCCAATCCCTATCTGCTCGTAGAACTAAAGGGACGAGATGTCAATTTAGCTCCACCATCTGCTCAATATTTTTCAACGGTCAGGCAATTGCATGGGTATCTACTCTCTCCCAATAGCCATAGCGCTCAGTGGGGACTGATCACCAATAGCAAACACTGGCAACTATTTCGCAAGCATGGCAAGGTGGTTTTTCCTGTGACAGAATGCTTGGCAACCGATGAAACTAATTTAGATGAAACAGTGAGCCTAATTCGGCACAAGATTGAGAACCCATCAAAAGCCCTTGTGGTAGCTGTTTACAACAACAAGGGAGGTGTGGGCAAAACCACAACCACGATCAATCTAGCCAGTATTCTTAACTTGCTTGGCAAAAAGGTTTTAGTGATTGACTTTGACCCTAATCAACGAGATCTCACCCAATATTTGCAACGTCCTGCCAAGTCAGTAACTTTGTACAAGTGCTTAGACGATCGCCGCCTCGATCCAGTGCAAGCAGTGCAGGAATTTCGACTAAAAACTAAGAAAGGTCAAGAGTTTGGGTTTGATGTATTACCCGCCGATGATGACCTAGCTAAATCAGATGGTTATGGAGGCATCCAGAGAAGCGCGAAGAAAGAAAGGCTCGGCGAGTTGATTGACGAATTTTTTAGAGACAAATATGACTACATCCTGATCGATGCCCCTCCCAATTGGCAATATTTTAGCCAGAGTGCTGTCTATGCTGCTGATGTGGTATTTACCCCAATTCAGCACAACAACTTTCTCTCTATCAAAAATGCTGCCCAAGCGATTTCACAGTTAATTCCCCAGATTAGGCGGGAGCGCAAAACAGGCAGTCCCAAGGTATTGCCTGTTTTCTTCAATGGTGAACGTATGACTGAGCCACAACGGGAGGCTGCGGTACATTTGATTGACAAGTTAATTGAAAAAACCAAAAAAGAGGAAAAGTTTGACCTAACCCATTACTTTTATCCTCGTTGCTATTGGCAACCAGCTAAGAAGGATAAGCATATATTTACGATGCCAAGCTTTGCGGCGATCGCTAGTGCAGGATTTTCCAATATTCCTGCTGTCTATGCCAATAAAACTGCCAGAGAATATTATCAAGCTTTAGCTAAGGAGTATTTCATCTAA
- a CDS encoding PDDEXK family nuclease: protein MTEFSPEGVEHRVSSSLVPIGGKLPNFIEVPTSKLLDIFIDLYQKPDLDRSKLRKKVNEWLYRRTKPSFYVELHEYLHLAYIGQPNGSGSQHLWRLFFDDRIKQKIETITKSSALVVGGQQPAQGQSPNADVNPPMEWGGMYFRSAVEIKIAEQLDKRGVLFFANARGRISGNSSPVSDMTMTGRLEVDFLVFHKGKCISLEVDGKHHQQQGNTERDYVRDRVLLRESIATARFTASDCRKDAELVVTEFLNLF from the coding sequence ATGACAGAATTTAGTCCTGAAGGTGTGGAACATAGAGTTAGTTCTAGCCTAGTTCCCATAGGCGGCAAGCTGCCTAACTTTATCGAAGTACCGACTAGTAAATTGCTAGACATATTCATAGACCTGTATCAAAAGCCAGACTTAGATCGTTCTAAGTTAAGGAAAAAGGTCAATGAGTGGCTATACAGGCGGACTAAGCCTAGTTTCTATGTCGAGTTGCATGAATATTTGCATCTAGCCTATATCGGTCAGCCTAATGGATCAGGTAGTCAGCACCTATGGCGATTATTTTTTGACGATCGCATTAAGCAGAAAATTGAAACGATTACCAAGTCATCGGCGCTAGTTGTGGGCGGACAGCAACCCGCACAAGGTCAGAGTCCCAATGCCGATGTTAACCCACCGATGGAATGGGGAGGGATGTATTTTCGATCTGCTGTCGAAATCAAGATTGCGGAACAGTTGGATAAACGGGGTGTATTGTTTTTTGCTAATGCCAGAGGTCGGATTAGTGGCAATAGCTCACCTGTATCGGACATGACGATGACGGGCAGATTGGAGGTCGATTTTCTGGTATTTCACAAAGGTAAGTGCATATCCCTAGAGGTCGATGGTAAACACCATCAACAGCAAGGCAATACCGAACGGGACTATGTACGCGATCGCGTTCTGTTGCGAGAAAGTATTGCAACTGCAAGGTTTACGGCTAGTGACTGTCGCAAGGATGCCGAATTAGTGGTAACTGAGTTTTTGAACTTGTTTTAA
- a CDS encoding DNA/RNA non-specific endonuclease, whose translation MRSPIALFLTALFVVGCSQSPTIATTPTPKQPTHTLDNDYGNPNLKLGNPSKASPDIANVDNYLMLKPQYVLSYSKSRNLANWASWQLNKSWMGDAKRQNNFRPDGTLTKGWYKVVTRDYTGSGFDRGHLVNSEDRGQSVETNSSTFLMTNIIPQAPDNNQGVWVQLEEFSRDLAREGKELYIVAGGHGTGGEGKNGAASKLKGKIAVPSTMWKVILVLDDPAKGLAGVNANTRTIAVIMPNKQGRDGKWQDFCATVGDIEKLTGYDFFSNIPPDIQKTIESKKGC comes from the coding sequence ATGCGATCGCCAATAGCATTATTTCTAACAGCATTATTTGTTGTTGGTTGTAGCCAGTCTCCTACCATAGCAACAACCCCGACTCCAAAACAGCCCACGCACACGCTCGACAATGACTATGGCAACCCCAATTTAAAGCTAGGTAATCCAAGCAAAGCCAGTCCTGATATTGCCAATGTCGATAACTATTTGATGCTCAAGCCTCAGTATGTGTTGAGCTATAGCAAAAGTCGCAATCTAGCAAACTGGGCATCGTGGCAACTCAATAAATCATGGATGGGTGATGCGAAGCGACAAAACAATTTCCGTCCTGACGGCACTTTGACGAAGGGATGGTATAAGGTCGTAACCAGAGACTACACAGGCTCAGGATTCGATCGCGGACACTTGGTAAATTCGGAAGATCGTGGTCAGTCAGTAGAAACTAACTCATCTACTTTTTTGATGACGAATATCATCCCCCAAGCTCCTGATAACAATCAGGGTGTGTGGGTACAGCTAGAAGAGTTTTCTCGCGACTTGGCAAGGGAAGGCAAAGAGCTTTACATCGTTGCGGGTGGACATGGCACAGGTGGCGAGGGCAAGAATGGGGCAGCATCAAAGTTGAAGGGCAAGATTGCTGTTCCTTCCACCATGTGGAAAGTAATCTTGGTATTAGACGATCCCGCCAAAGGTTTAGCAGGTGTTAATGCCAATACTAGGACTATCGCAGTGATTATGCCGAACAAACAAGGTCGTGATGGTAAGTGGCAAGATTTTTGTGCAACTGTTGGCGACATTGAGAAACTAACGGGCTATGACTTCTTTAGCAACATACCGCCCGACATTCAAAAAACAATTGAGTCAAAGAAAGGTTGTTAG
- a CDS encoding nuclease A inhibitor family protein translates to MTPKELTDRLSQLAEGLLFPSESDYPLEPFTWESATISPETILTRSQKPADTAIESITLEDFFAPVVTDEDWFEDEDRAITQRFRDLQAAIATLENVQVFRLGKIEIDVYIVGAIGADVVGLKTTVIET, encoded by the coding sequence ATGACTCCCAAAGAACTAACAGATCGCCTTTCCCAACTTGCCGAAGGCTTACTCTTTCCTAGTGAATCCGACTATCCACTAGAACCGTTTACATGGGAATCAGCAACCATCTCCCCTGAAACTATCCTCACGCGATCGCAAAAACCTGCGGACACAGCTATTGAATCTATTACCCTAGAAGATTTCTTTGCGCCCGTTGTCACCGATGAAGATTGGTTTGAAGATGAAGATCGGGCGATCACCCAAAGGTTTCGCGATCTACAAGCTGCGATCGCCACTTTAGAAAATGTCCAAGTTTTTCGCCTTGGCAAAATCGAGATTGATGTTTATATCGTTGGTGCGATCGGTGCGGATGTCGTAGGGCTAAAAACTACGGTAATCGAAACCTAA
- a CDS encoding IMS domain-containing protein yields the protein MDINWAKEFFVSMWSKFPWFTTGLVFIALRFGNIKIGVDIVSWELIPFSKKTKNIFFLIGCSLIIFQGILLIRFIDTSNLTKNVGNSFSGFFNQNIVYEFLEAPKESEVNQLILNYYDIKFLNSLYGTSYNLEESKKYIIGERYKETEKLVNQLKNKNAYLVYGYQNSRIIRQFISKKDNGFYVDVFVVGTYLYYQDSKFVESKNNYCRKSKFKLAKDGSNLKIARLESVTLCQ from the coding sequence ATGGACATAAATTGGGCTAAAGAATTTTTCGTGTCAATGTGGAGTAAATTTCCTTGGTTTACAACTGGACTTGTGTTTATAGCTCTACGTTTTGGCAATATAAAAATAGGTGTAGATATTGTTAGTTGGGAACTTATTCCATTTTCCAAAAAAACTAAAAATATTTTTTTTCTAATTGGCTGCTCGCTAATAATTTTTCAAGGAATACTATTGATTCGATTTATTGACACCAGCAATTTAACCAAAAATGTCGGCAATTCATTTTCTGGTTTCTTCAATCAGAATATAGTTTATGAGTTCCTAGAGGCTCCTAAAGAATCAGAAGTAAATCAACTAATATTAAATTATTATGATATTAAATTTCTTAATAGTCTTTATGGGACATCTTACAACTTAGAAGAATCAAAAAAATACATAATTGGCGAGAGGTATAAAGAGACAGAAAAGTTAGTTAATCAGTTAAAAAATAAAAATGCTTATCTTGTGTATGGCTATCAAAATTCTAGAATAATTCGCCAATTTATATCTAAGAAAGACAACGGATTTTATGTGGATGTTTTTGTTGTAGGTACATATCTTTACTATCAAGATAGCAAATTTGTTGAAAGTAAAAATAATTACTGTAGAAAGAGTAAGTTTAAATTAGCTAAGGATGGAAGTAACTTGAAAATAGCAAGACTTGAAAGCGTAACACTTTGTCAATAA
- a CDS encoding formamidase, translated as MSGLGGLNKTPNGVVIGMVQLQLPTVVTKQDLAAQTQRICEMVAKARRNMATMDLVVFPEYSLHGLSMDTNPEIMCSLDGAEVAAFKQACIDNNIWGCFSLMEYNPQGNPYNSGIIIDNQGELKLYYRKLHPWVPVEPWEPGDIGIPVCEGPNGSTIALIICHDGMFPEMARECAYKGAEIMIRTAGYTAPIRHSWQITNQSNAFCNLMVTASVCMCGSDGSFDSMGEGMIVNFDGQPLVMGSHRPDEIITAEVRPDLVREARKHWGVENNIYQFGHRGYVAVKGGAQDCPYTYMQDMVKGKYSLPWEEEVIHKDGTSCGFPVPERTYSNPK; from the coding sequence ATGAGTGGACTCGGCGGCTTAAATAAAACCCCTAATGGCGTAGTGATAGGGATGGTACAACTTCAATTACCAACAGTTGTCACCAAACAAGACTTAGCTGCTCAAACTCAACGTATTTGTGAGATGGTCGCCAAAGCAAGGCGAAATATGGCAACTATGGATCTAGTTGTATTCCCTGAATATTCTTTGCATGGTCTGTCGATGGATACCAATCCAGAGATCATGTGTAGCTTAGATGGGGCAGAAGTAGCAGCCTTTAAGCAAGCTTGTATTGACAATAATATTTGGGGTTGCTTCTCATTGATGGAATATAATCCTCAAGGTAATCCCTATAACAGTGGAATTATTATTGATAATCAAGGCGAATTGAAACTTTACTATCGCAAACTACATCCTTGGGTTCCTGTTGAACCTTGGGAACCTGGGGATATCGGAATCCCAGTTTGTGAAGGCCCGAATGGCAGTACGATCGCACTGATTATTTGTCATGATGGTATGTTTCCTGAAATGGCGCGGGAATGTGCCTACAAAGGTGCAGAAATCATGATTCGTACTGCTGGCTATACGGCTCCAATTCGTCATTCTTGGCAGATTACTAATCAATCGAATGCTTTCTGTAACCTGATGGTGACGGCTTCGGTCTGTATGTGTGGCTCTGATGGCAGCTTTGATTCTATGGGGGAAGGGATGATTGTTAACTTTGATGGTCAGCCCTTGGTGATGGGTAGTCACCGTCCTGATGAGATTATTACTGCTGAAGTTCGACCTGATCTAGTCCGTGAAGCTCGTAAACATTGGGGTGTAGAAAATAATATTTACCAATTTGGGCATCGAGGTTATGTGGCTGTCAAAGGTGGCGCTCAAGACTGTCCTTATACATATATGCAGGATATGGTAAAGGGCAAGTATTCTCTACCTTGGGAAGAAGAAGTCATCCATAAAGATGGAACTTCCTGCGGATTTCCCGTGCCTGAGCGGACATATAGCAATCCGAAATAA
- a CDS encoding transcription termination factor rho family protein, with protein sequence MTNNIQLMHLWLHEITVPEPTDAPQFLLDVVSEALKQSGGKNWIPVIVKEVSKGEYVVVANSFIYAAAENAGLEKAWCVIVDHDESAEYLTKVLAREIVPKLDLATASYEQIQGALEYVSEKPNSALKGFKLLVAVNRIAEAPRQNWKSLDELTKLKCGITKGKKLDALKEVFTLNVKSVKEPVEVNAPKPIQSLDSLSLTELKAMAKDKKLKGYSKKTKAELVDLLS encoded by the coding sequence ATGACTAATAACATCCAATTAATGCATTTGTGGCTACATGAGATTACTGTCCCAGAACCCACCGATGCACCTCAATTCCTGCTTGATGTAGTTTCTGAAGCTCTCAAACAGTCTGGCGGCAAGAACTGGATTCCTGTGATCGTCAAAGAGGTCAGCAAGGGTGAGTATGTGGTCGTAGCGAACTCCTTTATCTATGCGGCGGCAGAAAATGCGGGACTAGAAAAGGCTTGGTGTGTCATCGTTGACCATGATGAAAGTGCAGAATATCTCACCAAGGTATTGGCTAGAGAGATTGTTCCCAAGCTAGACCTTGCTACTGCTTCCTACGAGCAGATCCAAGGAGCTTTAGAGTATGTCTCTGAGAAACCTAATAGTGCTTTAAAAGGCTTTAAGTTATTAGTTGCCGTCAACCGTATTGCCGAAGCACCAAGACAGAACTGGAAAAGCCTTGATGAGTTGACTAAGCTGAAGTGTGGCATTACTAAGGGCAAAAAATTGGATGCCCTCAAAGAAGTATTTACTCTCAATGTTAAGAGTGTAAAAGAACCAGTTGAGGTCAATGCACCTAAGCCAATTCAATCTCTTGATTCTTTGAGTCTTACCGAGCTTAAAGCTATGGCTAAGGATAAAAAACTTAAAGGTTATAGCAAAAAAACTAAGGCTGAGTTGGTTGATTTGCTGAGTTAG
- a CDS encoding type II toxin-antitoxin system HicA family toxin, which produces MIPIPDLSYFAVSGFISCLRQHYSEIWSSSLLLHDCELDEWDIALSDQNPQLAWWLHNQTGRTHNIYLPYTPNIKFLRSNHVHIEEILKPAHKRIRAFLQELGAEDEDVDAYMADSNDWLSTLFCGKKQAHEAARIAAKGFGIDLSELPVIILWASFDSSRIVIILPNKTDRNIYEYIKSIYYSIITSTENMASKHGSIKIDNLEKKIKERLEKSHYIKDYQVKIRNIKTLSLVEPVYKILTSAANEYSSSFEDSILNFEAKAQENFNHKSNFSLVKFAELSKSEIIQLLQREGFAKIREGGEHEIWQHPQSKGITPVPRHAKISPFVVKSIEKDIMAVRKVS; this is translated from the coding sequence ATGATTCCAATTCCTGACCTTTCTTATTTTGCCGTTTCTGGATTTATTTCTTGTTTGAGGCAGCATTACAGTGAAATATGGTCATCTTCACTTCTTTTGCATGACTGTGAATTGGATGAATGGGATATTGCATTAAGCGATCAAAATCCTCAACTCGCTTGGTGGCTACATAATCAAACAGGTCGTACTCATAATATTTACTTGCCTTATACTCCAAACATTAAGTTCTTGCGTTCTAATCATGTACACATAGAAGAAATTTTAAAACCCGCTCACAAGAGAATAAGAGCTTTTTTGCAAGAGTTAGGAGCAGAAGATGAAGATGTTGATGCTTACATGGCAGATAGTAATGACTGGCTATCTACTCTCTTTTGTGGCAAAAAACAGGCACATGAAGCGGCTCGGATTGCTGCTAAAGGGTTTGGGATTGACTTATCTGAATTACCAGTGATTATTCTTTGGGCAAGTTTTGATAGCTCTCGTATAGTTATTATCTTGCCTAACAAGACTGACAGAAATATTTATGAGTACATAAAATCTATTTATTACTCAATTATTACGTCCACTGAAAATATGGCTAGCAAACATGGATCAATTAAGATTGATAATCTGGAAAAGAAGATTAAAGAAAGGCTTGAGAAGTCACATTACATTAAAGATTACCAAGTCAAGATAAGAAATATCAAAACTCTCAGTCTTGTTGAACCAGTTTACAAAATCCTGACTTCTGCTGCTAATGAATATAGCTCCTCCTTTGAGGATTCGATTCTTAATTTTGAAGCCAAAGCCCAAGAAAATTTTAATCATAAATCAAATTTTTCTTTAGTTAAATTTGCTGAGTTGTCAAAATCAGAAATCATCCAGTTATTACAAAGAGAAGGATTTGCAAAAATTAGAGAAGGAGGTGAACACGAAATTTGGCAGCATCCTCAGTCGAAGGGAATTACTCCTGTTCCTAGACATGCAAAGATATCTCCTTTTGTTGTTAAAAGCATTGAGAAAGACATTATGGCAGTTAGAAAGGTCAGCTAA
- a CDS encoding 3'-5' exonuclease encodes MEFRIADTFTDSLSKLTGQEQKAVKMTAFDLQLNPSSPSLRYHKLDRTKDQNFCSIAVNLDLRLIVHRTENSLLLCYVDHHDDAYAWASRRKIENHPRTGAAQLVEVRETVEEVIVKKSIIRGVQKSLLFAHISDDDLLSYGIPLEWLSDVRIADEDRLFDIVDRLPQEAAEALLEIATGGKPKPIIPTVAVNPFDHPDAQRRFRIMSNAEELQQALDYPWEKWTVFLHPSQRSLVGRDYSGAARVSGSAGTGKTIVAIHRAVFLARKYPNAQLLLTTFSPALANALQIKLDRLIGNDAKVISRIKVSAIQDIAWELYKPLGNFKIADPIKVRAKLVAIATQNPNRKFSESLLWDEWNDVVDAWQLDTWEDYRDVTRLGRKTKLGSKQREILWEVFQEVRNWLRSQNLITWSGVFRTVTDSLSRTNAYPFQFAIVDECQDMGIAELRFLAVIGTQRPDSLFFTGDLGQRIFQQPFSWKSLGVDIRGRSQTLTINYRTSHQIRSIADRLLPSSIADVDGNQEQRKDTISVFNGIAPTIQILDDEDAESEYVAQWIAKHLANGVQPEEIGVFVRDKPQIERAIAAVMEAGIKPVELSDRLSFAEGRIAVSTMHLAKGLEFRAVAVMACDDEVLPLQERVESVGDESDLEEVYNTERHLLYVACTRARDYLLVTGVDPASEFLDDLRSN; translated from the coding sequence ATGGAATTTCGTATCGCCGACACCTTCACCGATAGCCTCAGCAAGCTTACTGGACAAGAACAGAAAGCCGTGAAAATGACTGCTTTTGACTTGCAACTAAACCCCAGTAGCCCCAGTTTGCGCTATCACAAACTCGATCGCACCAAAGATCAAAATTTCTGCTCGATCGCTGTAAATCTTGACCTGCGATTAATCGTGCATCGCACCGAAAACAGCTTGTTACTTTGCTATGTCGATCACCATGACGATGCTTATGCGTGGGCAAGTCGCCGCAAAATTGAAAACCACCCTAGAACGGGAGCCGCCCAACTTGTCGAAGTACGCGAAACCGTTGAAGAAGTCATCGTTAAAAAGTCAATTATCAGAGGTGTTCAAAAATCCCTGCTATTTGCCCATATCTCCGATGATGACTTGCTTAGTTATGGCATCCCCCTAGAATGGCTGTCTGATGTCAGAATTGCCGATGAAGATCGACTTTTCGATATTGTCGATCGCTTACCCCAAGAGGCAGCCGAAGCATTGCTAGAGATTGCCACAGGCGGCAAACCTAAACCGATTATTCCGACAGTTGCAGTCAACCCCTTCGATCATCCTGACGCACAGCGTCGCTTCCGCATTATGTCCAATGCCGAAGAACTGCAACAGGCTCTTGATTATCCTTGGGAAAAGTGGACTGTATTTTTGCATCCCAGTCAGCGATCGCTAGTCGGACGAGACTATAGCGGTGCTGCCCGTGTGTCTGGTTCGGCAGGAACGGGTAAAACTATCGTTGCTATACATCGCGCCGTATTCTTAGCTCGTAAATACCCCAACGCCCAACTATTGCTAACTACCTTTTCGCCAGCCCTAGCCAATGCTTTGCAAATCAAGCTAGACAGGTTAATTGGTAACGATGCTAAGGTGATTAGTCGCATTAAAGTTAGTGCGATTCAAGATATTGCATGGGAGCTTTACAAGCCTTTAGGCAATTTCAAAATTGCTGATCCGATCAAAGTGCGGGCTAAGTTAGTGGCGATCGCTACTCAAAACCCTAACCGTAAATTTTCTGAGTCATTGCTATGGGATGAATGGAATGATGTTGTTGATGCTTGGCAACTGGACACATGGGAAGACTATCGAGATGTCACCCGTTTAGGCAGAAAGACTAAGCTAGGCAGCAAACAACGGGAAATACTCTGGGAAGTGTTTCAAGAGGTCAGAAATTGGTTGCGATCGCAAAATCTAATTACATGGTCGGGAGTTTTCCGTACCGTAACCGATTCTCTTAGCCGAACTAATGCTTACCCATTCCAGTTTGCGATCGTTGATGAATGTCAAGACATGGGTATTGCCGAGCTTCGTTTCTTGGCAGTGATCGGCACACAAAGACCTGACAGCTTATTTTTTACAGGTGACTTAGGACAGCGCATATTTCAACAGCCTTTTTCGTGGAAGTCTTTGGGTGTTGATATTAGGGGGCGATCGCAAACTCTCACGATCAATTACCGCACCTCACACCAAATCCGTTCTATTGCCGATCGCCTATTGCCTAGTTCTATAGCTGATGTGGACGGCAACCAAGAACAACGCAAAGATACTATTTCTGTGTTCAATGGCATAGCGCCCACAATCCAAATCTTAGATGACGAAGATGCAGAGAGCGAATACGTTGCTCAATGGATTGCCAAGCATTTAGCTAACGGTGTTCAACCCGAAGAAATCGGTGTATTCGTGCGTGATAAACCTCAAATCGAAAGAGCGATCGCCGCAGTCATGGAAGCTGGTATAAAGCCTGTTGAATTAAGCGATCGGTTATCTTTTGCCGAGGGACGTATTGCAGTTAGCACCATGCACCTAGCCAAAGGTTTAGAGTTTAGGGCTGTAGCTGTCATGGCTTGCGATGACGAGGTTTTACCACTACAGGAGCGAGTCGAAAGCGTTGGCGATGAATCGGACTTAGAGGAGGTTTACAACACTGAAAGGCATTTGCTCTACGTTGCTTGTACCCGTGCGAGAGATTACCTGTTAGTTACAGGTGTCGATCCTGCTTCAGAGTTTTTAGATGATTTGAGGAGTAACTGA